One Balnearium lithotrophicum DNA window includes the following coding sequences:
- the radC gene encoding RadC family protein: MCRSFEESGEVVVYSIKELPESDRPREKLERLGAENLSDSELLAIILRTGTFGKNALDLSRELIKEFGGLSNLSEASLSELMRIKGLGRAKAVTLSALFELCRRIRSQKFDRKISSPEDAFILLNPVFSERKTEHFGIVTLNRKGAVINIHTVSVGGSGKVAVEPKEVFRPAIKDLAEAVILFHNHPSGDPKPSREDIEVTKKLLEVGNLIGIEVLDHIILGRERFFSFKGEGLV, encoded by the coding sequence ATGTGCAGAAGTTTTGAGGAATCTGGAGAAGTAGTTGTGTACTCTATAAAGGAGCTCCCAGAATCTGACAGGCCAAGGGAGAAGTTGGAGAGGTTAGGGGCTGAAAACCTCTCCGACTCGGAGCTCCTTGCAATTATCCTTAGAACAGGAACATTTGGAAAGAACGCCTTAGACCTTTCAAGGGAACTCATAAAAGAGTTTGGGGGATTGAGCAACCTCTCGGAAGCCTCCCTAAGCGAACTGATGAGGATAAAGGGTTTAGGAAGGGCAAAGGCAGTTACACTTTCAGCACTTTTTGAGCTATGTAGAAGGATAAGGAGTCAAAAGTTTGACAGGAAAATATCCTCTCCGGAGGATGCTTTCATACTCCTCAATCCGGTGTTTTCTGAAAGGAAAACGGAACACTTTGGAATTGTAACTCTCAACAGGAAGGGAGCGGTAATAAACATTCACACGGTTTCGGTGGGAGGTTCGGGAAAGGTTGCCGTTGAGCCAAAGGAGGTCTTCAGACCTGCAATAAAGGACCTGGCAGAAGCCGTAATTCTCTTTCACAACCACCCATCCGGTGACCCAAAGCCAAGCAGAGAGGACATAGAAGTAACTAAGAAACTCTTAGAAGTGGGAAATTTAATTGGAATAGAGGTCTTAGACCACATAATTTTAGGAAGGGAGAGATTCTTCAGCTTTAAAGGAGAAGGTCTTGTTTAG
- the rfaE1 gene encoding D-glycero-beta-D-manno-heptose-7-phosphate kinase: protein MFRRELLKKFWDRKVLVIGDFMLDEYIEGKVERISPEAPVPIVEARETTFRPGGAANVAVNVRSLGGSVTVLGVVGNDEGGERLRKILSGKGINTELLLEDTSRPTTRKTRIISGSQQLLRVDWESKNYISEKLRKELLTYLLENYRDFDVIVISDYGKGVVTKELFEITGEIRRKTPVFLDPKERNFPIYRNVTAMTPNIKETFQAVGIKPISDEDAERAGKKLIERFNLEYAVVTRSERGISIVTGKEVKHIPTRAKQVFDVTGAGDTVIASFSLAVAAGALPFEAGEIANLAAGIVVGKLGTATVTVEEIEEALNALQNL from the coding sequence TTGTTTAGAAGAGAGCTCCTTAAAAAGTTCTGGGATAGGAAAGTCCTTGTAATTGGTGATTTTATGTTGGACGAGTACATAGAAGGAAAGGTAGAGAGAATCTCTCCTGAAGCCCCTGTTCCGATAGTTGAGGCAAGGGAGACAACCTTCAGACCAGGAGGAGCTGCAAACGTAGCTGTAAATGTTAGGAGCTTGGGAGGGAGTGTAACGGTCCTTGGAGTTGTTGGAAATGACGAAGGGGGAGAGAGGTTAAGGAAAATCCTAAGTGGGAAGGGTATCAATACAGAACTCCTTTTGGAGGATACCTCAAGGCCAACAACCAGAAAAACGAGGATAATCTCGGGCTCTCAACAACTTCTAAGGGTTGACTGGGAGAGTAAGAACTACATATCTGAGAAACTGAGAAAGGAACTTCTTACCTACCTTTTGGAAAACTACAGAGACTTTGATGTTATCGTTATCTCAGACTACGGAAAGGGGGTTGTAACAAAAGAGCTCTTTGAAATAACCGGAGAAATTAGAAGAAAAACTCCCGTATTTTTAGACCCAAAGGAGAGGAACTTTCCGATTTACAGGAACGTAACGGCAATGACACCGAACATAAAGGAAACCTTCCAAGCAGTTGGAATTAAACCGATTTCTGACGAGGATGCAGAAAGAGCTGGTAAAAAGCTGATAGAGAGGTTTAATTTAGAGTATGCAGTAGTAACGAGAAGCGAAAGGGGAATTTCAATAGTTACAGGGAAAGAGGTAAAACACATACCGACAAGGGCCAAGCAGGTATTTGACGTAACGGGAGCCGGCGATACCGTAATCGCCTCATTCTCACTGGCAGTTGCAGCGGGAGCTCTCCCGTTTGAGGCGGGAGAAATTGCAAATTTAGCAGCAGGAATTGTCGTTGGAAAGCTCGGAACAGCAACAGTTACAGTGGAAGAAATAGAAGAGGCATTAAATGCTCTGCAGAATCTGTAA
- a CDS encoding TIGR00269 family protein: MLCRICKSKGERKKAVVYIRHHRLALCKEHFLEWFERQVQRTVKKFKMFNKNEKVLVAVSGGKDSLSLWYVLNKLGYETYGFHVSLGIKGWEYSKKSLEVCKKFSERINRPLIVFDLKKEFGYSIEEIAKGVGRKDVCSVCGTFKRYLMNRVAIKEGFKVVATGHNLDDESALLLSNTMRWEVGYLGRQYPVLPEFGGFARKVKPFCFLTEKEIVSYAILNEIKYMETGCPNAKEATSAVYKRALAMLEHEMPGTKLRFYKEFLERARPIFERELKENLELNECEVCGMPTTAPVCSVCRTLERLKGRC; this comes from the coding sequence ATGCTCTGCAGAATCTGTAAGTCAAAGGGTGAAAGAAAAAAGGCCGTTGTATACATAAGACACCACAGACTTGCCCTGTGTAAGGAGCACTTCTTAGAGTGGTTTGAGAGGCAGGTTCAAAGGACTGTAAAAAAGTTCAAAATGTTTAACAAAAACGAGAAGGTTTTAGTTGCAGTTTCTGGGGGAAAGGACAGTCTCTCACTCTGGTATGTTTTGAACAAATTGGGTTACGAAACGTACGGATTCCACGTAAGTTTAGGGATTAAAGGGTGGGAGTACTCAAAAAAATCACTGGAAGTCTGTAAAAAGTTCTCAGAGAGGATAAATCGCCCGTTAATAGTTTTCGACCTTAAGAAGGAGTTTGGTTATTCAATTGAGGAAATAGCAAAAGGAGTTGGAAGGAAGGATGTCTGTTCTGTATGTGGAACCTTCAAAAGGTATTTAATGAACAGGGTAGCCATAAAGGAGGGATTTAAGGTTGTTGCAACGGGGCACAACTTGGACGACGAGTCTGCCCTGCTCCTATCAAACACCATGAGGTGGGAGGTTGGTTACTTAGGAAGGCAGTACCCTGTACTTCCCGAGTTTGGAGGATTTGCAAGGAAGGTTAAACCTTTCTGTTTTTTAACGGAGAAGGAGATTGTCAGCTATGCAATACTGAACGAAATCAAGTACATGGAAACGGGATGTCCGAACGCCAAGGAAGCAACTTCGGCAGTTTACAAGAGAGCTCTTGCAATGTTGGAACACGAAATGCCTGGAACGAAACTCAGGTTCTACAAGGAGTTTTTAGAAAGGGCAAGACCTATCTTTGAGAGAGAGTTGAAGGAGAATTTGGAGCTCAACGAGTGTGAGGTCTGCGGTATGCCAACAACAGCTCCTGTCTGTTCAGTTTGCAGAACGTTAGAGAGGTTAAAAGGTAGATGCTGA